From the Brevibacillus choshinensis genome, one window contains:
- a CDS encoding helix-turn-helix transcriptional regulator, producing MGIYMEKAAHDWTNDSVRIIATPSLVAKSTYFYVQEVGHFRTLPTYFTERQHLNSFLVVYTLAGKGYLRYRNHEYELRPHHVFFIDCHNYQFYNTDKNDLWEMAWVHFNGSSSRGYYEQFLKNGSPVISVDDNSPIPVIIDQLLEANRQNDVRTEPLSSKYLVDILTELLLATSPPQAAEAFLPAHIQKIISDLDKRFQEKISLDQLASQHAISKYHLLRECKKYTGYTPNEYLIHRRITYAKELLTYSDLTIAAIAHQTGVDNVSHFINLFKQRAEMTPLAYRKKWQRIT from the coding sequence ATGGGGATCTACATGGAAAAAGCCGCTCATGATTGGACAAACGACTCTGTCCGAATCATAGCGACCCCAAGTCTAGTAGCCAAATCCACCTATTTTTACGTACAGGAAGTCGGCCATTTCCGCACTCTGCCGACGTATTTTACGGAACGGCAGCATTTGAACTCGTTTCTGGTCGTCTACACGCTGGCTGGAAAAGGATATTTGCGCTATCGAAACCACGAATACGAGCTTCGACCCCATCACGTGTTCTTCATCGATTGTCACAATTATCAGTTCTACAATACAGATAAAAATGACTTGTGGGAAATGGCATGGGTTCATTTTAACGGAAGCAGCAGTCGCGGCTACTACGAGCAATTTCTCAAAAACGGTTCTCCCGTCATTTCTGTAGATGATAACAGTCCTATCCCCGTAATCATCGATCAGCTGCTGGAAGCCAATCGTCAAAACGACGTTCGCACAGAGCCTCTATCGTCTAAATACCTCGTAGATATTTTGACTGAGCTCCTTCTCGCAACGAGTCCTCCGCAAGCTGCAGAAGCCTTTCTCCCCGCCCATATCCAGAAAATCATTTCGGATCTGGATAAACGGTTTCAGGAGAAAATCTCTCTCGATCAGCTTGCCAGCCAGCATGCCATCAGCAAGTATCACCTATTACGCGAATGTAAAAAATACACAGGCTATACCCCAAACGAGTATTTGATTCATCGACGAATTACGTATGCAAAAGAACTGCTCACCTATTCGGATCTAACGATCGCAGCGATTGCCCACCAAACGGGGGTGGACAATGTCAGCCATTTTATCAACCTTTTCAAACAACGGGCGGAGATGACCCCACTAGCCTATCGAAAAAAATGGCAAAGGATTACCTAA
- a CDS encoding L-fucose/L-arabinose isomerase family protein: MTILQPIKPIKKARIGLYTIGLAAYWNQFPGLKERLLEYGRFLETKMSEYGEVYFYGLVDTEGEGRRAGEWFNEKNVDLIFCHSGTYCTSSAVLPVHQICKAPVVVLNLQPAARINYEQTTTGEWLAHCGACPGPEISNAFARANISFRVINGLLGLDYTPAISLTREKTSDHMAAKRAWKSIEEWIRAASVPRTLRHSRFGFLGNTYNGMLDMYSDFTMIQAQTGLHVEIVEMCDLERMLRDVTEAEVKAKLAEVREMFTISEDSPADPIAKRPTDEQMQWSCRVAAAQEKLVREYDLDALTYYYHGAPGNEYEKLQGGFIVGHSLLTARGIPCAGEGDLKTAIAMKICDTLGTGGSYSEIVVVDYEDETILLGHDGPFHIAISEGKPLLRGMGLYHGKQGTGVSVEAKVKTGPITTLNVTQTGDGKLKMIISEGESTNGPIMKIGNTQTPVKFRKHPDEYMEQWFYEAPTHHCAMAIGHQAKLFQKAGELLGMVHVTL; the protein is encoded by the coding sequence ATGACGATTCTTCAACCGATTAAACCCATTAAAAAAGCACGTATTGGTCTCTATACGATTGGATTGGCAGCTTATTGGAATCAGTTTCCCGGACTGAAGGAACGACTCCTGGAGTACGGACGTTTTTTGGAGACCAAAATGTCCGAGTACGGCGAGGTCTATTTTTACGGGCTGGTAGATACCGAAGGAGAAGGAAGGAGAGCGGGCGAGTGGTTCAACGAAAAGAACGTCGATCTGATTTTCTGTCATTCTGGGACGTATTGCACCAGCTCGGCAGTTCTTCCGGTGCATCAAATTTGCAAAGCACCCGTTGTGGTACTGAATTTACAGCCAGCCGCGAGAATCAACTATGAGCAGACGACGACAGGGGAATGGCTGGCGCATTGCGGAGCGTGCCCGGGACCGGAAATATCCAATGCTTTTGCGAGAGCAAATATTTCATTTCGTGTGATCAATGGATTGCTCGGTCTCGATTACACGCCAGCTATTTCGTTGACTCGTGAAAAAACGAGTGATCATATGGCGGCAAAGCGTGCTTGGAAGTCAATCGAAGAATGGATTCGCGCTGCTTCCGTTCCCCGTACGTTGCGGCATAGCCGATTTGGATTTCTCGGAAATACGTATAACGGCATGCTGGATATGTACAGTGATTTCACGATGATCCAGGCTCAGACAGGGTTGCATGTGGAGATCGTGGAAATGTGTGATTTAGAACGGATGCTGCGGGATGTGACCGAAGCTGAGGTAAAGGCCAAGCTAGCGGAAGTGCGCGAGATGTTTACCATCAGTGAGGATTCACCGGCAGATCCTATCGCCAAGCGCCCGACCGACGAGCAGATGCAGTGGTCCTGCCGAGTCGCAGCTGCACAGGAAAAGCTGGTTCGCGAATATGATCTGGATGCGCTCACGTATTACTATCACGGTGCTCCGGGCAATGAGTATGAAAAGCTGCAAGGTGGCTTTATCGTGGGGCATTCGCTGTTGACCGCCCGTGGCATTCCGTGTGCGGGCGAGGGAGATCTCAAGACGGCTATCGCCATGAAGATTTGCGATACACTCGGTACAGGAGGCAGTTACTCGGAGATCGTGGTTGTGGATTACGAAGACGAGACGATCCTTCTCGGACACGACGGCCCGTTTCATATCGCCATCTCGGAAGGAAAACCATTGCTGAGAGGCATGGGGCTTTACCACGGTAAGCAAGGTACGGGAGTGTCCGTGGAAGCAAAGGTAAAAACAGGCCCAATCACGACGCTAAACGTGACCCAGACCGGGGACGGTAAACTAAAAATGATCATTAGCGAAGGCGAGTCGACGAACGGCCCAATCATGAAAATCGGAAATACCCAGACACCAGTCAAATTCCGCAAGCACCCGGATGAGTATATGGAGCAGTGGTTCTATGAAGCTCCTACCCATCACTGCGCCATGGCAATCGGACATCAAGCAAAGCTGTTTCAGAAGGCAGGAGAACTGCTAGGAATGGTCCATGTGACGTTATAG
- a CDS encoding helix-turn-helix transcriptional regulator, with protein MKIERLLAIITMLLNKRRMSASELANHFEVSLRTIYRDLENINAAGIPIVAYPGSNGGYEIMESFTIDRQYLSLEELVTVIAALKGVQSSSAESQVGHLLEKIKTLATTGSERTGTGSVHPIIYDFNPWGSTKESMSKVSQLRQAIENKHRVSFLYTKIQGDSQERTVEPVTLILKGYVWYMYGYCLWRQSYRLFRLSRIADLTVGEETFTPHETTVDTLRWLEEWESVDQVSLVLEFSPNVHVRVKDMFRPNEVELRENGTLLVRTVASNDEWLYGMLLSFGEALTVIEPESIRCRIRDSVKKMTERYESRWNVDR; from the coding sequence TTGAAAATAGAACGACTGCTCGCGATTATCACGATGCTACTCAACAAGCGCAGAATGAGTGCTTCTGAGCTTGCGAATCACTTTGAAGTCTCCCTTCGCACGATCTATCGGGATCTCGAGAACATCAATGCCGCAGGAATTCCGATCGTTGCGTATCCAGGCTCAAACGGTGGCTATGAAATCATGGAAAGCTTTACGATCGATCGACAATATCTTTCCTTGGAGGAATTAGTGACGGTGATTGCGGCGCTAAAGGGCGTCCAATCCTCTTCCGCGGAAAGTCAAGTCGGTCACTTGTTGGAAAAAATCAAGACATTGGCTACGACAGGGAGCGAAAGAACGGGAACTGGCTCGGTTCATCCCATCATCTATGATTTTAATCCGTGGGGTAGTACGAAAGAATCGATGAGCAAAGTTAGCCAGCTACGGCAGGCGATCGAAAATAAACATCGTGTGTCTTTTCTCTATACAAAGATACAAGGAGATTCCCAGGAAAGAACCGTAGAGCCCGTCACTCTAATCTTGAAAGGCTATGTTTGGTACATGTATGGCTATTGTCTGTGGCGGCAATCGTACCGACTGTTCCGTCTGTCCCGCATCGCTGACTTGACCGTTGGTGAAGAGACATTTACTCCGCACGAGACAACGGTAGATACGCTCAGATGGCTGGAGGAATGGGAAAGCGTGGATCAAGTATCTTTGGTGCTCGAATTTTCTCCCAATGTCCATGTTCGAGTAAAGGACATGTTTCGTCCAAATGAAGTAGAACTACGAGAGAACGGCACTCTTCTGGTAAGAACGGTAGCTTCCAATGATGAATGGCTGTATGGCATGTTGCTTAGCTTTGGCGAAGCACTGACAGTGATCGAGCCAGAATCGATCAGGTGTCGAATACGCGATTCGGTAAAAAAAATGACGGAACGATATGAAAGCAGATGGAATGTTGACAGATAG
- a CDS encoding TVP38/TMEM64 family protein: protein MEWLTNVEGLAEWIRSWGILGIMGSIVLNIIISVAGVLPSIFLSGANAIVYGLVGGFFVSLTGEVLGATVAFLLYRYGIQKSKGLKKLEKFSWIHTINGASRFRKGLAIVLLRMNPLIPSGVINLGAALTTISFPDFLLATFLGKIPSMVFETFVGHDLVYLSENKYRLIFSLLAGSLVFLLFWRKEKSRSLR from the coding sequence ATGGAGTGGTTAACAAACGTAGAGGGATTGGCAGAATGGATTCGCTCGTGGGGAATTCTCGGTATTATGGGGAGTATTGTCCTCAACATTATCATCAGTGTGGCAGGGGTGCTTCCTTCCATCTTTTTGTCAGGGGCAAATGCGATTGTCTATGGGCTGGTGGGTGGTTTCTTCGTTTCATTAACAGGAGAAGTGCTGGGAGCGACAGTAGCCTTTCTCTTGTATCGATACGGAATACAGAAATCAAAGGGTCTGAAAAAGCTGGAGAAGTTTTCGTGGATCCACACGATCAATGGGGCGTCTCGTTTTCGCAAAGGTTTGGCTATCGTCTTATTGCGGATGAATCCTTTAATCCCGTCTGGTGTCATCAATCTGGGAGCTGCTCTGACGACGATTTCGTTTCCGGATTTTCTGCTGGCTACTTTTTTAGGGAAAATTCCTTCGATGGTTTTTGAGACATTTGTTGGACATGACCTAGTCTATCTTTCAGAGAACAAGTATCGATTGATCTTCTCCTTGCTGGCAGGCTCTCTCGTCTTTCTGCTTTTTTGGAGAAAAGAGAAAAGCCGCTCACTTAGGTAA
- the eutC gene encoding ethanolamine ammonia-lyase subunit EutC gives MKPIDVDNLVQRVWDEVMKKRQEVIQFPEQKQPGVERPKNPEALEQAMSRTPARIGIGRAGTRMKTTSYLQFRIDQAAAQDAVMKSITPELLDQLQLPALHTKAKDMQEYLMNLDSGRMLSDESAAWLAQHGEKGKDVQIIISDGLSTSACEATIPDLLPALMQGLALKKISVAKPVFIHRGRVWVQDHVASIVKCKVVISLIGERPGLATAESLSAYMIYQPNENTVESDRTVISNIHRGGTPPIEAGAYLAELLEEILHYQASGVKYAQMRLK, from the coding sequence ATGAAACCAATCGATGTTGATAATCTGGTCCAACGTGTCTGGGATGAGGTCATGAAAAAGAGGCAGGAAGTCATTCAGTTTCCGGAGCAAAAACAGCCAGGTGTAGAGCGTCCCAAAAATCCAGAAGCGTTGGAACAAGCGATGAGTAGGACTCCGGCCCGAATCGGTATCGGACGGGCAGGCACACGGATGAAGACGACGAGCTATCTGCAATTTCGCATCGATCAGGCGGCTGCTCAGGATGCTGTGATGAAATCCATTACGCCTGAACTGCTCGATCAATTGCAGCTTCCTGCCTTGCATACGAAAGCAAAAGATATGCAAGAATATTTGATGAATCTGGATTCAGGTCGTATGCTCTCGGATGAATCCGCCGCATGGCTCGCCCAGCATGGGGAAAAGGGAAAGGATGTCCAGATCATTATCTCGGACGGCTTGAGTACTTCTGCGTGTGAGGCGACGATTCCTGATCTGTTGCCAGCCCTCATGCAAGGGTTAGCATTGAAAAAGATCAGTGTGGCAAAGCCTGTGTTCATTCATAGAGGCCGCGTATGGGTGCAGGACCATGTGGCTTCCATCGTGAAGTGCAAGGTCGTCATTTCCTTGATAGGAGAAAGACCTGGACTCGCGACGGCGGAAAGTCTCAGTGCCTATATGATCTATCAACCGAATGAAAACACCGTGGAATCAGATCGCACCGTCATTTCCAACATTCATCGTGGCGGGACGCCGCCGATCGAGGCAGGAGCCTATTTGGCGGAGTTGCTGGAGGAGATTTTACATTACCAGGCAAGTGGCGTAAAATATGCGCAGATGCGTTTGAAATAA
- a CDS encoding GerAB/ArcD/ProY family transporter, whose protein sequence is MTALSLFEKSTTYNGAYIFMMANRFQMLYFVIIMPTYLIHPYMIWGIVLVGIVSHLNLMLLTKWFRSRFATKGYDGFVELFGETLVRFFACIGLFFLLLKASIILIGYVEIVRTFIYPSMNPKWLILFMLLISWYVASKGMEITIRFIVIAFFMIIWIILLIVPFYLPPIAAFHDLFPLIPLEWSQVNWEGLLFIWSSLSGPEYLICLGPWLRPNENTFKSLAYANALSVLEYLLLFVGSLFFFGSNYLSTSTYPVVNMYRYLQSPVIERIDMLLISIYLFQFVFAISVLLLCFYGAARIAGRKTTKPTSRMGYFASWFTLLACTMIINEWTWNSGTVVNRLLNLQIWSGAITYLLVPSFLLISIYQKGRV, encoded by the coding sequence GTGACCGCACTTTCGTTATTTGAAAAATCTACCACTTATAACGGTGCCTACATCTTTATGATGGCAAACCGCTTTCAGATGCTTTACTTTGTGATCATCATGCCTACTTATTTGATTCATCCCTATATGATTTGGGGAATCGTACTCGTAGGAATCGTCTCGCACCTCAATCTGATGCTGTTGACCAAATGGTTTCGTTCGAGGTTTGCCACAAAGGGGTACGATGGCTTTGTTGAGCTATTTGGTGAGACCTTGGTACGTTTTTTCGCATGCATCGGCTTGTTTTTTCTGTTGTTGAAAGCATCCATCATTCTCATAGGATACGTCGAGATTGTACGTACGTTCATTTACCCTTCAATGAATCCAAAATGGCTGATTCTCTTTATGCTCTTGATCAGCTGGTATGTCGCTTCCAAAGGAATGGAAATCACCATCCGCTTTATTGTGATTGCTTTTTTCATGATCATCTGGATAATCCTGCTTATTGTGCCGTTCTATCTGCCGCCGATTGCGGCTTTCCATGATCTCTTCCCCTTAATCCCCCTGGAATGGTCCCAAGTTAATTGGGAAGGGCTGTTATTTATATGGTCTTCGTTGTCAGGACCGGAATACTTGATTTGTTTGGGTCCCTGGCTCCGTCCGAATGAAAACACCTTCAAAAGCCTAGCGTATGCAAATGCTCTGTCTGTCCTCGAATATTTGCTTTTGTTTGTTGGATCTCTCTTCTTTTTTGGATCGAATTACTTAAGTACCAGCACCTATCCCGTTGTGAATATGTACCGATATTTGCAATCACCTGTCATTGAACGCATTGACATGCTACTGATTTCCATCTATCTTTTCCAATTTGTATTTGCCATTTCCGTCTTACTGCTGTGTTTCTATGGCGCAGCCAGAATCGCTGGTAGAAAAACCACCAAGCCGACCTCTCGAATGGGATATTTCGCCAGTTGGTTTACCTTACTCGCTTGCACGATGATCATCAACGAATGGACTTGGAATAGTGGCACCGTGGTCAATAGGTTGTTGAACCTGCAGATCTGGTCAGGGGCGATCACCTATCTGTTGGTTCCTTCCTTCCTTCTCATTTCGATCTATCAAAAAGGACGGGTGTAG
- a CDS encoding Ger(x)C family spore germination protein encodes MENNTIEEIAPVIFWSLNQSDDRHMDISTLVPPLIHEKKRMLTLKVDLQKQGGKEFNLIYYRELKPGQLRVIVINEELARKGVLPLISTYLMDTDISQRLYLIISRGNFEEFMREQLNDQANLDYFLYRMLKHYEASNQGEMSILNLHQFKNKLFSPFADPYLPLFEVKKDNFTYKGTAMFRHDKMINMLPLMDDQIFQLIDNDHYLKLFAIPSSDVTLGHVRSKVDIDLDPAYKNMTIKIDLTGRLEEYRGNKNLHEREELAKLHQNIEKYLVSRTSDLLKTMQQWKIDPLEIGTRTLHPFSKPISDSEWLKLWEKMKLKIEYRLTIQPLVNVNQ; translated from the coding sequence GTGGAGAACAATACAATCGAGGAAATCGCCCCCGTCATTTTCTGGTCGCTCAACCAGTCCGATGATAGACATATGGATATCAGTACGTTGGTCCCTCCCCTCATCCATGAGAAAAAAAGAATGCTGACCTTAAAGGTCGATCTGCAAAAGCAAGGTGGAAAAGAATTTAATCTGATCTATTATCGAGAATTGAAACCTGGACAGCTACGTGTAATCGTCATCAATGAAGAACTCGCTAGAAAAGGGGTGTTACCGCTCATTAGTACCTATTTGATGGATACGGACATCTCTCAGCGTTTATATCTCATCATCTCTAGAGGAAATTTTGAAGAGTTCATGAGAGAACAGCTAAATGACCAGGCGAATCTGGATTATTTCCTCTATCGCATGCTCAAACACTATGAAGCGAGTAATCAAGGAGAAATGAGCATCCTCAATCTGCATCAATTTAAAAACAAGCTGTTCTCGCCCTTTGCTGACCCGTATCTACCTTTGTTTGAAGTGAAGAAGGACAATTTCACGTACAAAGGGACAGCCATGTTCAGGCATGACAAGATGATCAATATGCTTCCCCTCATGGACGACCAAATTTTTCAGCTGATTGATAATGATCACTACCTAAAGCTTTTTGCTATACCATCCTCCGATGTCACCTTAGGTCATGTCCGCTCCAAAGTCGACATCGATCTAGACCCTGCCTACAAAAATATGACGATAAAGATTGACCTCACTGGCCGTCTTGAGGAGTATCGAGGGAACAAAAATTTACACGAGCGTGAGGAGCTGGCTAAACTGCATCAAAACATTGAGAAATACTTAGTCAGTCGTACCTCCGATTTGTTGAAGACCATGCAACAATGGAAGATCGACCCTCTGGAAATTGGTACACGAACCCTTCATCCTTTTTCTAAGCCAATCAGTGATAGCGAGTGGCTAAAACTTTGGGAGAAAATGAAGTTAAAAATCGAATATCGACTCACGATCCAGCCGTTAGTTAATGTAAATCAGTAA
- a CDS encoding spore germination protein, which translates to MFSKKNKNNNDPTKTIPSTTCQTPVTLDNLKRVLANIDEAEIIERQTNNGQQVMMLYIRSLVNLERLNEAIVEPLISSSHLTIHEYMISSKVSRMITLEEAETHLLRGDVILYGMDHEEFWAVPLQNTLSRSIQQSGTETIIYGAKDSFSELLEQNITMIRRRIPLMNLKTESFTIGSISKTEVVILYIEGITNPDYVSIARKKIASIDFDQFLDSSQVAAFMEDHKHSVFPQFQETDRPDSCAFSLGIGKLVIMVGNTAYALIAPITFFHLFQSPEDYFLRWIISSFLRCIRYLSFIISVTLIPFYVAVTTHHYQMIPLQILFVLLESRSKLPFSPFWEAFLMLITLEIIKEASLRMPTKSGQTLGVIGGIVIGQATVEAGFASNVLIVLVGISAIASFLVPNYEVTKSNSLLQFILLLLAAYLGLFGILLGAIGILAHLNGLSSLKQPYFAPVAPFYLKEWKDLFIRAPLPWMKTRPEYLHPVQKWRMSRRR; encoded by the coding sequence ATGTTTTCGAAAAAAAATAAGAACAATAATGATCCCACAAAAACAATTCCATCTACTACCTGTCAAACCCCTGTCACACTGGATAATTTGAAACGGGTATTAGCCAATATCGACGAAGCGGAAATCATCGAACGACAAACGAATAACGGCCAGCAGGTGATGATGCTCTATATAAGATCGCTAGTTAATCTAGAGCGATTAAATGAAGCGATTGTCGAACCACTAATCTCCAGCTCCCACCTGACGATCCACGAGTATATGATATCCTCCAAAGTTTCTCGAATGATCACGTTAGAAGAGGCGGAAACCCACCTCCTGCGCGGAGATGTGATCCTGTACGGTATGGATCATGAGGAATTTTGGGCGGTCCCCCTGCAAAATACCTTGAGTCGTTCCATCCAGCAATCTGGTACGGAAACCATTATCTATGGCGCAAAAGACAGCTTTAGTGAACTGTTGGAACAAAATATCACGATGATTCGCAGACGAATCCCACTGATGAATCTTAAAACGGAGTCTTTTACGATTGGTTCCATCAGTAAAACAGAGGTCGTCATCCTGTACATCGAAGGAATCACCAATCCGGACTATGTTTCCATCGCTCGCAAGAAAATAGCATCGATTGATTTTGATCAATTTTTGGACTCCTCACAAGTCGCTGCCTTTATGGAAGATCATAAGCATAGCGTCTTTCCTCAGTTTCAGGAAACGGATCGTCCGGATTCCTGTGCTTTTTCATTGGGGATCGGCAAACTCGTGATTATGGTAGGCAACACGGCTTATGCCTTAATTGCCCCTATCACCTTTTTTCATCTCTTTCAATCACCAGAGGATTATTTTTTACGTTGGATTATTTCTAGTTTTTTGCGTTGCATCCGGTATCTGAGCTTTATCATTTCCGTCACGTTGATTCCGTTTTATGTCGCCGTGACTACGCATCATTACCAGATGATTCCCTTGCAGATCCTCTTCGTCTTGTTGGAATCACGAAGCAAACTGCCATTCAGCCCCTTTTGGGAAGCGTTCCTCATGTTGATCACTTTGGAAATTATAAAGGAAGCCAGTCTGCGAATGCCAACGAAGTCAGGACAAACGTTGGGAGTCATTGGTGGGATCGTCATCGGTCAAGCCACAGTCGAAGCTGGTTTTGCCAGTAATGTCTTGATCGTACTCGTGGGCATATCCGCCATTGCTTCTTTTTTAGTACCCAATTACGAAGTCACGAAATCCAATTCGCTCTTGCAATTTATTTTACTGCTCCTCGCTGCTTATCTCGGTTTGTTCGGCATTCTACTCGGTGCAATCGGTATTCTCGCCCACTTGAATGGGTTAAGTTCATTGAAGCAACCTTACTTTGCACCGGTCGCTCCTTTCTATCTCAAAGAATGGAAGGATCTGTTCATAAGAGCTCCCTTACCATGGATGAAAACGCGTCCTGAATACTTACATCCGGTGCAGAAATGGCGAATGAGCCGAAGGAGATGA
- the rhaS gene encoding rhamnose ABC transporter substrate-binding protein: MKKFFTSCLSLLLVATVMVGCSTQAPKPADNAGGADGGKKRFAIIFKNTGNPYGEKQMEGFKIAIEELGGEAILKAPDQPTAEAQIQMIEELISQKVDAIAVVGNDPDALQPALKKAMDAGIKVLSLDSAVNAQSRMVHINQADPERIGRVQIQAVSEMIGGKGEIAVLSATSQATNQNTWIEWMKKELEDPKYKDIKLVKVAYGDDLRDKSVSETEALLKSYPDLKAIIAPTTVGIAAAGKVLTDKGLKGKIQLTGLGLPSEMAEYIESGVCPWMYLWNPVDVGYLSGFAADALVKGTITGKAGEKFKAGRLGDKEIIQDGDGTQIMLGDPFKFDSGNIAEWKKVY; encoded by the coding sequence ATGAAGAAGTTCTTCACATCGTGTCTGTCTTTATTGCTCGTGGCTACCGTTATGGTCGGCTGCAGTACTCAGGCACCAAAACCGGCTGACAACGCAGGAGGCGCAGACGGCGGTAAAAAGAGATTTGCCATTATCTTTAAAAACACGGGGAACCCGTATGGGGAGAAACAAATGGAAGGCTTCAAGATCGCCATCGAGGAGCTCGGCGGTGAAGCGATCCTGAAAGCTCCTGACCAGCCTACAGCCGAGGCGCAAATTCAAATGATTGAAGAACTCATATCTCAAAAAGTAGATGCTATCGCAGTTGTAGGGAACGATCCTGATGCCCTGCAGCCTGCTCTGAAGAAAGCGATGGATGCTGGCATCAAGGTATTGTCGCTCGACTCTGCAGTTAATGCGCAAAGTCGGATGGTGCATATCAACCAGGCTGACCCAGAACGGATCGGCCGCGTACAAATCCAAGCGGTGAGCGAAATGATTGGCGGCAAGGGCGAAATCGCCGTCCTGAGTGCCACTTCTCAAGCAACCAACCAAAACACTTGGATTGAGTGGATGAAAAAAGAACTGGAAGATCCGAAGTACAAAGATATCAAGCTTGTGAAAGTAGCGTACGGGGATGACTTGCGCGACAAGAGCGTGTCCGAGACAGAAGCACTCTTGAAATCTTATCCGGATTTGAAAGCCATTATTGCCCCTACCACAGTAGGGATCGCAGCTGCAGGGAAGGTCTTGACTGATAAAGGACTCAAAGGAAAAATCCAACTGACAGGTCTCGGATTACCAAGTGAAATGGCGGAATACATCGAAAGTGGTGTCTGCCCATGGATGTACCTGTGGAATCCAGTTGATGTAGGCTATCTGTCTGGTTTCGCAGCAGATGCACTAGTCAAAGGTACCATCACAGGAAAAGCGGGAGAGAAATTTAAAGCAGGTCGCTTGGGTGACAAAGAAATTATCCAGGATGGCGATGGAACACAAATCATGCTAGGTGACCCGTTCAAGTTTGATTCGGGCAACATCGCTGAATGGAAAAAAGTTTACTAA
- a CDS encoding DeoR/GlpR family DNA-binding transcription regulator: protein MLVAERHEKIVRLVNDRGSIRVSELSDICQVTEETIRRDLDRLEEAGRLLRSHGGAVSITDHQPEIPYIEREITQMEEKKRIARKAVSYIEPNDRIILDASTTAWYMASIIPDIPLTVLTNSIKVAMELSSKEKVEVISTGGKLAPRSLSFLGPSAERSLDQYHVDKVFLSCKGIHLERGISESNEMQALVKKKMIGISDKVYLLADTSKFGVQAFTYFAELRQIDEIITDNEIDPLSLRQLEEKAVSVIVAP, encoded by the coding sequence ATGCTTGTAGCGGAAAGACACGAAAAGATTGTCCGTCTGGTCAACGATAGAGGAAGTATTCGCGTCTCGGAATTGAGTGATATCTGTCAAGTGACGGAAGAGACTATTCGCAGAGACCTTGATCGACTGGAGGAAGCGGGACGGCTGCTCCGAAGTCATGGTGGCGCAGTCAGCATCACGGACCATCAACCGGAAATTCCTTATATCGAGCGCGAAATTACCCAGATGGAGGAGAAGAAACGCATCGCGAGAAAAGCAGTCTCCTACATCGAGCCAAACGACCGAATTATTCTGGATGCGAGTACGACCGCATGGTATATGGCTTCAATCATTCCGGATATCCCGCTTACCGTTCTGACGAATTCGATCAAGGTAGCGATGGAACTGAGCTCGAAGGAAAAAGTCGAAGTCATCTCGACTGGAGGCAAGCTCGCTCCTCGATCCCTCTCTTTTTTGGGACCGAGCGCGGAACGTTCCTTGGACCAGTATCATGTTGACAAGGTGTTTCTCTCCTGCAAAGGCATCCATCTGGAACGGGGAATCAGTGAATCGAATGAAATGCAGGCGTTAGTAAAGAAAAAGATGATTGGAATCTCAGATAAGGTATACTTGCTTGCGGACACCAGCAAATTTGGCGTCCAGGCTTTTACCTATTTCGCGGAGCTGAGACAGATTGATGAAATCATCACCGATAACGAGATCGATCCGCTCTCATTACGACAATTGGAAGAGAAGGCGGTATCTGTGATCGTCGCACCATAA
- a CDS encoding GyrI-like domain-containing protein has translation MNPTFVKLDEMCIAGIGIRTTNQQQSEGNGSIGELWQRYYAEGIQDRTPDRLDPDVVLGVYSEYENNENGAYNLLIGSAVQLGSDVPQGLTVLSIPAGTYAVFTTRRGPLVEVVVEAWSHVWEWSHQSGNKRTFTADFERYDRENCADPNNAQVQLYIACEPS, from the coding sequence ATGAATCCTACTTTTGTCAAATTGGATGAGATGTGTATTGCGGGGATCGGCATCCGTACAACCAATCAGCAACAAAGCGAAGGAAACGGGTCAATCGGGGAGCTATGGCAAAGATATTACGCGGAAGGGATTCAGGATCGTACTCCAGATCGCCTGGACCCGGACGTTGTTTTAGGCGTCTATTCGGAGTATGAGAACAATGAAAATGGAGCTTACAACCTGTTGATCGGGTCAGCCGTGCAGCTGGGAAGTGATGTGCCTCAAGGTCTTACGGTATTATCTATCCCTGCTGGCACGTATGCGGTATTCACGACAAGACGCGGTCCTCTCGTGGAAGTAGTCGTGGAGGCATGGAGTCACGTATGGGAATGGTCTCATCAGAGTGGAAACAAACGCACATTTACTGCTGATTTTGAACGGTACGATCGAGAAAACTGTGCGGATCCAAACAATGCGCAAGTCCAACTGTATATAGCGTGTGAACCGAGCTGA